Genomic window (uncultured Hyphomonas sp.):
GGAATACAAGGAAGTGGTCGACCGCCTCTACGAAAAATGGAAACGCGCCGCCGCCTTCATGCCCGAGCCTGTCGTCAAGAAGGCAGACAGGCAGGCACGCTATGGCATGATTGCCATCGGCAGTTCCGACGCGGCCGTCACCGAAGCGCGTGACCGTCTCGAAGCCGCCGGTGTCCCGGTCGATTACATGCGCGTCCGCGGTTTCCCCTTCAGCGACGACGTCACCGCCTTCATCGACGCGCATGAGGAAGTGTTCGTCGTCGAGCAGAACCGCGACGCACAGCTGATGAACCTGCTGATCACGGAAACCAGCGCGCCAAAGGAAAAGCTGGTGCCTGTTCTGCATTATTCCGGTGAACCGCTGAATTTCCGTTTCGTCTATGAGGCTGTGGAAACCGCCCTGAAAGTGAGGAAAATCGCATGACCTCCTTCGTTAAACCCAAAATCCGTAGACTGAACGAGCCGACCAACGGACTTGGCAAGACACGCGCGGATTATGATGGCGCGATGTCTACCCTCTGCGCCGGCTGTGGCCACGACAGTGTGACCGCTGCCCTTGCCCGCTCTTTCTATGAGCTTTCGACAGACCCGAAAGATGTCGTCAAAGTCTCCGGGATCGGTTGCTCCTCCAAGACGACGACTTACTTCCTGAAGGATGCCCACGGCGCCAACACGGTCCACGGCCGGATGCCCTCCTTCGCAACCGGCGCGGCTGCCGTGAACAAGAACCTCACCTATGTCGGCGTATCGGGCGATGGCGACAGCCTTTCCATCGGGCTCGGTCAGATGGCTCATGCCATTCGGCGCAATGTCGATATGATCTACATGTTGGAGAACAATGGCGTATACGGACTGACGAAAGGCCAGTTTTCGGCGTCCAGCGATATCGGCTCCAAGGCAAAAAAAGGTGCCACAAACATGCTGCCGCCGATCGATCCGGCCATCATGGCGCTCTCCATCGGCGCGACCTTCGTGGCGCGCAGTTTTTCGGGTGACAAGCAACAGCTCGTTTCCCTCATCAAGGCCGGGATCGCGCATCGGGGCTTTGCCCTGATCGACGTGATCTCCCCCTGTGTTAGCTTCAATGACCACAAGGGGTCCACCAAGTCCTACGCCCACACATATCAATACTACCACAAGGCCGTGCACGCCGATTATGTGCCGCCGAGCGAAGAGATCACAGCCGCCTACGACGAAGGCGAAGCCATGCCGGTGGAATTGCATGATGGTGGTTCCATCATGCTTCGCAAGCTGGACGCGGACTATGACCCGACCGACCGGGCATCGGCCATGGAGAAGCTGATGCAGAGCCAGCAGACGCAGGAAATCCTGACAGGCCTGCTCTATATCGACGAATCCCGCCCGGCGATGGCAGAACACAAAAAACTTCCGGATACGCCATTGCATTCCATCCCCTATTCGAAACTCAATCCGGGGGCGGACGCCCTTCGCAAGCTTCAGGACGAGTTCCGCTAAACGCCTTCTCAGGCTGGCATGCGGCGAAAGGCCTGTTACACTCATCCAATCAGAAACGTTCCGGGTGGGAGTGTGACGTGCAGCTAGCTCAGATCCTAAGGCGCCTGACCGGGCTCGCCCTGCTTGCGGTCGCCGCCTGTGCCTCCCCTTCATCGGCACAATCGGCTGATTTCCCGGAGGAAGACCCGGCCTGGCCGCGAACGGAATTCACGATTTCAGATGGTTCAGCCGGGACGAAAGGATTCAATACCCAACCTGCACGCAAGGAAGACTGGCCATTTTTCGCTGCCCTTCGCGGGACGCGTGAAGGTGTCGTCACCTATGACTGCGGTGGCACGGCCATCTCGCCCGAATGGGTCCTGACAGCGGCGCACTGTGTGGAAGGTGCCTCGGCAAACACGTCAGGGCGGTGGGAGCGGCCAGGCTCTGGTCAGCTGCAGATTGTGCTCGGCGCCAAAGACCTGACAGCCGTTACCAGCGCGAATGTCTATAACGCAGTGGACGTACGGATCGCCCCCAGCTTCACGCGCGGCGGCCAGAACAAGGTTCCCGTGAATGACATCGCTCTGGTCCGGCTGGACAGGTCTTGGAACGGTCCCGTCGCACGGCTGTCCGCCAGCAGCGCGTCGGACGTCGACCGCTTCTTCGGCCCCGCCTACTTTGCCGGTTTCGGCAAGACCGACATGCGGCAGCAAAAGCCGGAGTCCTACACGTCAGCGGAAGGCCCCTTCGCCGCGTACACCAGCATTCTCGGCAATGCGATGATCCCGACGCGCAGCCCGGACGCCTGCAGCAATGATTACGAAGTGGAAGCCTATGACAGCGCCAGCATGATCTGCGCCGGATATGACACCGGAATTATCGACTCCTGCCAGGGCGACAGCGGCGGCCCGCTCATCGCCAGGGACTTCGCTGGCAGGGTCTACCAGATCGGCATTGTCAGCTTCGGGGAGAGTTGTGGCGTGCGGGGCAAGCCGGCTGTCTATACGCGCGTATCCGGCTTCAAGGATTTCGTGCTGTCCGTCGTGCCCGACGCTGCTTTCGTGGACGCCAAGCCGGAAAAGACCGTCTACATGACGAAAGCCGGGCTTGAAAATCTGATCCGGACGCTCAAACCCGCCGACGGCAAAATTGGCATCCGTATCAATGACGGCGCTTCGACATTCCGGTCCGGGGAACGGGTCCGGATATTTGTCGACCCTTCGATAAAGGGCCGCCTCTGGGTCTTTGATCTCGATCCGTCCGGCACCGTCAGCTGCCTCTTCCCCTGCAATGCGGGCGAAGTCGACACGGCACTTGTCGAGCCCGGCCAGTCTGTCGTTCTGCCACCCGGAGGGGTCTCGATCAGCGTGTCACCGCCGACCGTCCCTGGCAAAAGCACGCTGGCCGCGTTCGTCCTGCCGGAACGCATGGCCCTGATCGGTGATACGCTGCCCGATCTCAGCCGCACCAAGGGGCCGATCAGGACGGTGTGGCAGTCTTACTCCGACATCCTCGTGTTTGAAGTCCGGGACGCAATGTCAGATTCCTCCCCTTCCGATCCCTATGCCAATACCGGCATGGGCTTGGTCACATATAGCGTCAGCGAGTGAGTCCCGTGATGAAGAGTTTCATGCGCCTGTCTGTTGTTATCGCTGCAGTTCTGGGGCTTGCAACGGCATGCCAAACCAGGCCCGAAGATGCCCCGAGCGAGACGCAACTCGCATGGACCAGTACGCTCGACGCAGATGCCCGCGCCTCTGACCGCATCGTCAACGGAGACCGCTCCTCGCTGGCGCAGTGGCCCTATATCGCCGTTCTGCGGCACGAGACGCGGAGCGGGCGGCTGCAGTATTTCTGTGGCGGCTCATTCGTCGCCCGCCGCTGGGTGCTGACCGCAGCGCATTGTTTCGAAGGAGAATCCCGCAGGCTGGAGGACCGCTGGGAGTGGAGCCCCCGCGCAAAACTCGAAGTCGTCGGGGGCACGGACGACCTCGGCGCCGGTGACGGAACCGTGTTTGAAGTGGACTCCGTCATGATCCATCCGGACTATAAGCCGACTATGGAAGTCTCACCCGGTGTCTGGGAGGGCTCCGAGAATGACGTTGCACTGGTCCGGATCGGACGCACATGGACCGGCCAGCTGGCCCGACTCTCATCCGGCGGCCCATCCGACAGCGACGCGAATGGCGCCCGCGCCTTCGTGGCCGGTTTCGGGAAGCAGGCAGATTCCGGCGCGCAGGCGAGGCTGGAGACATTCCGCATCGGCGCCACTGACCGCACGGGTCAGGCCGGTTCGCGCTACCTCTACCACGCCATGCTGCCCATGAAGCCGCCGGAGGTCTGCGGCGCGCAATATGCGGATCTGGCCTATGACGGCAGCACGCAGATCTGCGCTGGCCGCAAGTTCGGCGGCACCGACAGCTGCCAGGGCGACAGCGGCGGCCCGCTGGTCGCACTGGATGCGAGTGAGCGCACCTATCAGGTCGGCATTGTCAGCTATGGTTTCGAATGCGCTGCAGCGAAATCCGAAGGCGTCTACACCCGTGTCTCCCCCTATCGCGACTGGATCGAGACGACCGCGCGCGGTGCGATGTTCGTGGATGCAGATCCCGAACAGGTATTCGTGGCGACGGCCGAAACCATGGAAGCCATGGCCCGGGTGCTGGGCCCGACCAGCGACCAGATAGACCTGTCCGTCACGCAGGAAGGCGAAGGAGGCAATGCCGCACTGAACATAGCGGTGACGCCCAAAATCGACGGGCGGCTCATTGTCTTCGAACTCGAGCATTCAGGCCGGATCAACACCTACTTTCCAAACGACCGGACGCCGGAGGAAAATGCCATTGTCAAAGCCGGGCAAACCGTCCGCCTGCCGGAAGTTCCGTGGATGGTCATCCCCCCGGCAGAAGGCGGCGCCACCATCTATGCTTTCGTCATTCCGGAAAGCGTTGCCTTCGCCGGTGACCTTCTGCCAACGCCAGCGCGGATGCGGACCGTCGCCGAAGAGGCGCAGCCGGAGCGGGAGCCCATCGACTTTGCAACCCGCATGCTGACGGAAGTCGCCAACCGGTCCAGTGAAGGTGGCCTGTCAGATTGGGCTGCGGCGACCGCGACTTACTGATCGTCACCGAGTTCGGCGGCCAGCAATTCCTCAAGCTTTAGGTCGGCCTGTTCGAGCAAATCGTTCGCCGCATCGATTTCGTCCATCGGCTTCGGCCCGCGCCAGTTGAGGTGCCGCTCAATATCGAACAAGGCATCTTCGACATCGTCCTGCGCCGGGATCAGGTAATCCGATGTGAGACCGTCCTGAGCGAGCGTCCGGCGAAGGTCCAGCACAGCGCGCCGCAGGGAACGTTCCAGCGTGCGCTGTGTGAGCAGCTCATCTGTGCGCTCTTCTTCGTCGGCTTCCCGGGCGCCGTCCTTGTCGATCTGCCTGCGAAGTTCCTCCTCGGCGGCAGCCTGAACTGCGTTGGACCGCAACAGAGACCCGACATCGGACAGAAGCGGATCGCCCCGTTTGAGTTCCAGGACATCGACGAATAGGTTGAAGATACCCGAATCACGGTCGACGCCCGAATAGTCGAGCGGCATCCACCCTGTTTCGAGTCCCGCCGCCGCCGCGCCCGATATATATTGTCCACGCTTCAACTCAGGAAATTTGAAGACACCCCGGGCAAAGCCAGACGCGTCATGAAACTCGACCGCCCCTTCAGGCGTGAACTGAACATAGGTGCGCGGTTCAGGCCGTTCGAAATCCAGAACCAGAAGATAGTCGCGGGAATCGTAGCGCGCCTGGCGCTCGAACTCGTTTGACACGACTTTAAGAAGCTCTCCGGAAAAATAGCCAGACAGCTCATCATCCGGAACGAGACGGATCTCGGCATAAAATGAAGGCCGGGAGACAAGCCCCAGCCGGTTCCACTCTGCCAGGAACTCCGGCGGCGCATTGCCGAAGGCTGGTCCGGACGGGTCGAACCCTTCGCGGATCACATGAACGCACGCCGCGTTGCGATTGAATTCCATCATGTCCGGGCTGGTGAACAGTTTCCCGCTGACAACGCCCGTGCTGCGGTCGATCTTCGGGGCGCCCATCTGCTGCAGCCAGGCACCAACAGAATCAAACGCCAGCATGCCGGCCTGAAGGGCCAGTTCCTGCCCGAAGCCCAGCGTACGATCGCCCGGCCCGCGGGTGTCTTCCGGCAAACACGCATCATCCAGCATGACCCGCAGGTCGGAGCCCATACCGTCCGAAACGACCGGTGGCCGTGTATTGATGCTTCTTGTCAGACACCCGGTCAGCGCGGTGCACGCACCAATCATCGCCGTGAACGCCAGCAGGCTGCGCCTATTTCCCACGACCCGACTCCTCACTCTAAACCGGTCTGCCCTGTACCGGACACGCCCCGCTTTCCCCTGAGAAATCAATTCACAACAGAATTAGGGCCACCGCAACCATAACCGTGCCGGGATATGACATTCTGAATGCCAGTCACGCTTCGCCCGGCATGTTGCGCCCGGATCGGTTTCACCTCTGAAGCGACGATTTCCGGTCAGGCTTTCCCCATTGAGGGCCTGATGCGTGAAAGTCACACCCGGCATTGATCCTTCAAAATAATCAATTGGTCTAATCGCCACAGAATTGACTTCCGGCGAACAACGTGTTCATTCAATTTCAACAAGCGTTGAATTTACTCAACAATCGTTGAAGTGACGCGATCCATCAGGGAGGAATTAGGATGCACCCGAAAACCAGACTCGCATTGTATGCGCTCGCCGCGACGGCCTTGACCCCCGTTATGCCCGCCTGGGCACAGGACACCGGCGATCAGGAAGACACGACTCGCAAACTGGGCCCCGTCACGGTTACCGCGCAACGGCGCGAAGAAGACCTTCTGGACGTGCCCCTGTCCGTCACAGCCATCGGCTCCGAGCGCCTGGAACTCACCGGCGCGGTCGATATCACCTCCATCCAGCGCTCCACTCCGAACGCCACGATTGAAGTCGCACGCGGATCGAACTCGACGCTGATCGCCTTCATCCGCGGTGTCGGCCAGCAAGACCCGCTCTGGGGCTTCGAGCCGGGCGTCGGCCTCTATGTCGATGACGTCTACATCGCCCGCCCTCAGGGCGCGATCCTCGACATTTTCGACGTCGAGCGCGTTGAAGTTCTGCGCGGCCCGCAAGGCACGCTTTATGGACGCAACACAATTGGCGGCGCGATCAAATATGTGACGAAGCCGCTGGGCGGCGAACCGGACCTGAAGGTCAAGGCCAATCTCGGCAGCTACAGCCAGGCCGACGTCATCGTATCCGGCTCCACACCGCTCAGCGACACGTTCGCCGTTGGCGGCGCCATCGCGAAGTACACGCGAGACGGTTACGGCAAGAACCTCAATACAGGCGCTGAGCATTACAACAAGGACCTGCTGGCCTATCGCCTCAGCGCCGAATGGACCCCGACGGACGATTTCTCGCTCCGGTTCGCTTATGACAAGTCCGAAGACGACTCCAATGCGAAGCACGGCCATCGCCTCCTTCCGAGTGCAGACGGCACGATCCCGGTTACCAGCGATGTTTACGACACCCGCGCCGGTATTGGTGACGACAACTCGGTCGAGACGGAAGGCTACTCTCTGACGGCTCAGTGGGACGTGAACGACATCGTCACCCTGAAATCGATCACGGCCTATCGCGAAGGCTCCACCATTACGCCCATCGACTTCGACGCCCTGCCCCAGCCGGACTTCGATGTGCCTGCGTACTACAATGATGATCAGTTCTCGCAGGAATTCCAGCTTCTCTACAATAACGGCCCGCTGAGCGGCGTTGCCGGCATTTACTACCTGGATGGCAATGCTGACGGCGCCTTTGACGTCATCCTCAGCTCCCTTGGCCTCTCGATCTACCAGGGGGGCGCGCAGGAGAAAGAGAACTTCTCCATCTATGGCGACTTCACCTACGAACTGAACGACAAGTGGAGCGTGTCGCTTGGCGGCCGCTACACCGAAGACAAGACGACGGCTGACGTTCTCCGTGAAGCCTGGCTTGGCCTCGGAACAGGGTCGTTCGATCCGTCGAACACGACGTCCGTTTTCCTCGTCACCCAGACCGACTATCAGGGCGTCGAGCGGAAGGACGACCAGTTCACGCCGCGCGTGTCCGTATCTTACAAGCCGACTGACGACCTGAACCTCTACGCAACCTACGCACAGGGCTTCAAGGCAGGCGGCTTCGACCCGCGGGCCCGTGAAGACCTCGACCCGACCGGCCTCTCCCGCCAGGGCTTTGGCCCGGAACAGGTCGACTCCTACGAGTTGGGGATGAAAGGCTCGTTCTTCGATGACAGCCTCTTGCTCAACACGGCCGTGTTCTTTGCGGACTATACGGATCAGCAGATCACCGTTCAGAGCGGCGCAGACACCGACAATGACGGCGTCAACGACACGTTCGTATCGTCCGTGTTCAACGCTGGCGCGTCCGAATACAAAGGCCTGGAAATCGAGGGCACCTGGTTTGCCACCGACAACCTGACCCTGTTCGCAACGCTCGGCTATATCGACGCCCAGATCAATGAGATCCTGTCTGGCGGCGTCAACGTCGCCGACGCATTCGTGACGCAGAACACGCCGGAACTGCAGGGCCAGATTTCCGCGAACTATAACTTTGACCTAGGCGCAGACCGCGGAGACCTCTCTCTGACCGGGACAGTGTCCGGCCGTGACGAGTACTATCTGTTCAACGTTCCGAACGAAGGCTTCCCGGCCGGTCAGAACGCAATCTTCCCGGGCGGCGGACCGAAGCTGGATCCGTCTGGTTACTACCTCTTCGACCTCAGCGCCGTCTGGACTTCGCCCTCCGGCAAGTACCGGGTTGGCGCGCATGGCCGGAACCTGACTGATCAGGAGTACCGCGTGGCAGCCTATAACTTCGTCACGCCGAGCCAGCTCGGTCTTGATGCCGCCTACTCGGCCTTCTACGGCCCGCCGCGGACCTTCACTGTTTCGCTGTCAGCTGACTTCTAAGCGGATGGCGGGGGCAGCTTGCTGTCTCCGCCACCGATCATGACTTCCGTTATCGCTCAGATACGGACGCGTCATTCCTCCTTCAACGACGCGCGGACGGCCCTTTGCGGGGCCGTCCTTTTTTATCCGCTGTCATCTGCTTACGGAATGCTTCAAATCCGGCCGTGGTGAACTGCACCATGTGCTCGCAGGCATCCATCAGGTCGCTGGAACGGCACGAGCCGCCAGAGAGATGATCAATACGTCCGGTCTGGGCGAATGTCAGCGTCAGGGCGCCTGACAGGCAATGATAGCCCCAGTACAGATCCCGATCCTCAACGCCCGGCAGCGCGAGACGGAGCGCGTCCATGAAGCGGTAAACGAGCGGATCGAAGAACTGGGTCATCAGTTGCCCGCCCCATTCGGGCGAGTTGTTCACATATGCGATGAGGGCGTAATAGTTTTTCCAGCCCTCTTCCTCGACCTGCTCTCCCGTCAGCATCGGCTCGAGATAGGCGCGGATAATCGCTTCGACACTCGGCGCCTGATCGCTTTCCACAAGACATTGGTCCAACTGATCCAGACGGGCCTTGTTGAGAATTTCAGCGCGCCGGAACAGAACCGCATCGAACAGGTCGCGCTTCGGGCCGAAATAGTAATTGGGCAAAGCGAGGTCGACCCCCGCACGCCTGGCGATTGCCCGCAATGTCACGCCGTCATAGCCGTGCTTTGCGAACTGTTCCTCAGCCGCATCGAGAATAGCGGTCCGCCGGTCCAGTCGGGGTTCTGTTTTGTTCACACTCATACAACGCTAGTAGACTGCACACTCAGGGAGATCAACGATACCCCTAGGTGACATACCCAGGGCCCTCACCAAGCTTATGCTTGCCATCTCCTCAGGAATAGTCCAATTTCAACGCTTGTTGAATAAATAGAAATACCGATCAGGTATCAAGAAGCCAGGGGAAGAGATGTGAGCGACGCTGTTCGGCCACCTACAGGGCATCCAGCTGATTTGCTGCCATGTGACTATCGGCAGGCTCAGGGCAGAACGCCCCTGCCGGGGAACCGCCCATGACAGATGACATTTATTACCGCTCTGCGGATGGGTTGAATCTCTATGCGAAGCGCTACGGCGCAGCAGATGCACCGCTCAGCATACTGTGCATGCACGGCCTGACCCGGAATCACAAGGATTTCGAACCGATGATAGCGGCCCTGCCGGACCGCTATCAGTTCATTGCCGTCGATGTGCGAGGCCGCGGCCTTTCAGACCGGGACCCGAACGCAGAGAACTATTCTCCCGCTGTCTATGCCGGCGATATGGCTGCCTTGCTGGACCATCTGAACCTGACGCGTGTTGCACTCATCGGAACATCGATGGGCGGACTGATGTCCATGATCATGATGAAGACCATGCCGGAACGCGTCAGCGGCGTTGTCCTGAATGATGTCGGCCCCGTCTTTGA
Coding sequences:
- a CDS encoding trypsin-like serine protease, which codes for MKSFMRLSVVIAAVLGLATACQTRPEDAPSETQLAWTSTLDADARASDRIVNGDRSSLAQWPYIAVLRHETRSGRLQYFCGGSFVARRWVLTAAHCFEGESRRLEDRWEWSPRAKLEVVGGTDDLGAGDGTVFEVDSVMIHPDYKPTMEVSPGVWEGSENDVALVRIGRTWTGQLARLSSGGPSDSDANGARAFVAGFGKQADSGAQARLETFRIGATDRTGQAGSRYLYHAMLPMKPPEVCGAQYADLAYDGSTQICAGRKFGGTDSCQGDSGGPLVALDASERTYQVGIVSYGFECAAAKSEGVYTRVSPYRDWIETTARGAMFVDADPEQVFVATAETMEAMARVLGPTSDQIDLSVTQEGEGGNAALNIAVTPKIDGRLIVFELEHSGRINTYFPNDRTPEENAIVKAGQTVRLPEVPWMVIPPAEGGATIYAFVIPESVAFAGDLLPTPARMRTVAEEAQPEREPIDFATRMLTEVANRSSEGGLSDWAAATATY
- a CDS encoding trypsin-like serine protease; this encodes MQLAQILRRLTGLALLAVAACASPSSAQSADFPEEDPAWPRTEFTISDGSAGTKGFNTQPARKEDWPFFAALRGTREGVVTYDCGGTAISPEWVLTAAHCVEGASANTSGRWERPGSGQLQIVLGAKDLTAVTSANVYNAVDVRIAPSFTRGGQNKVPVNDIALVRLDRSWNGPVARLSASSASDVDRFFGPAYFAGFGKTDMRQQKPESYTSAEGPFAAYTSILGNAMIPTRSPDACSNDYEVEAYDSASMICAGYDTGIIDSCQGDSGGPLIARDFAGRVYQIGIVSFGESCGVRGKPAVYTRVSGFKDFVLSVVPDAAFVDAKPEKTVYMTKAGLENLIRTLKPADGKIGIRINDGASTFRSGERVRIFVDPSIKGRLWVFDLDPSGTVSCLFPCNAGEVDTALVEPGQSVVLPPGGVSISVSPPTVPGKSTLAAFVLPERMALIGDTLPDLSRTKGPIRTVWQSYSDILVFEVRDAMSDSSPSDPYANTGMGLVTYSVSE
- a CDS encoding 2-oxoacid:ferredoxin oxidoreductase subunit beta, translating into MTSFVKPKIRRLNEPTNGLGKTRADYDGAMSTLCAGCGHDSVTAALARSFYELSTDPKDVVKVSGIGCSSKTTTYFLKDAHGANTVHGRMPSFATGAAAVNKNLTYVGVSGDGDSLSIGLGQMAHAIRRNVDMIYMLENNGVYGLTKGQFSASSDIGSKAKKGATNMLPPIDPAIMALSIGATFVARSFSGDKQQLVSLIKAGIAHRGFALIDVISPCVSFNDHKGSTKSYAHTYQYYHKAVHADYVPPSEEITAAYDEGEAMPVELHDGGSIMLRKLDADYDPTDRASAMEKLMQSQQTQEILTGLLYIDESRPAMAEHKKLPDTPLHSIPYSKLNPGADALRKLQDEFR
- a CDS encoding TetR/AcrR family transcriptional regulator, whose protein sequence is MNKTEPRLDRRTAILDAAEEQFAKHGYDGVTLRAIARRAGVDLALPNYYFGPKRDLFDAVLFRRAEILNKARLDQLDQCLVESDQAPSVEAIIRAYLEPMLTGEQVEEEGWKNYYALIAYVNNSPEWGGQLMTQFFDPLVYRFMDALRLALPGVEDRDLYWGYHCLSGALTLTFAQTGRIDHLSGGSCRSSDLMDACEHMVQFTTAGFEAFRKQMTADKKGRPRKGPSARR
- a CDS encoding TonB-dependent receptor yields the protein MHPKTRLALYALAATALTPVMPAWAQDTGDQEDTTRKLGPVTVTAQRREEDLLDVPLSVTAIGSERLELTGAVDITSIQRSTPNATIEVARGSNSTLIAFIRGVGQQDPLWGFEPGVGLYVDDVYIARPQGAILDIFDVERVEVLRGPQGTLYGRNTIGGAIKYVTKPLGGEPDLKVKANLGSYSQADVIVSGSTPLSDTFAVGGAIAKYTRDGYGKNLNTGAEHYNKDLLAYRLSAEWTPTDDFSLRFAYDKSEDDSNAKHGHRLLPSADGTIPVTSDVYDTRAGIGDDNSVETEGYSLTAQWDVNDIVTLKSITAYREGSTITPIDFDALPQPDFDVPAYYNDDQFSQEFQLLYNNGPLSGVAGIYYLDGNADGAFDVILSSLGLSIYQGGAQEKENFSIYGDFTYELNDKWSVSLGGRYTEDKTTADVLREAWLGLGTGSFDPSNTTSVFLVTQTDYQGVERKDDQFTPRVSVSYKPTDDLNLYATYAQGFKAGGFDPRAREDLDPTGLSRQGFGPEQVDSYELGMKGSFFDDSLLLNTAVFFADYTDQQITVQSGADTDNDGVNDTFVSSVFNAGASEYKGLEIEGTWFATDNLTLFATLGYIDAQINEILSGGVNVADAFVTQNTPELQGQISANYNFDLGADRGDLSLTGTVSGRDEYYLFNVPNEGFPAGQNAIFPGGGPKLDPSGYYLFDLSAVWTSPSGKYRVGAHGRNLTDQEYRVAAYNFVTPSQLGLDAAYSAFYGPPRTFTVSLSADF